The following are encoded together in the Montipora capricornis isolate CH-2021 chromosome 5, ASM3666992v2, whole genome shotgun sequence genome:
- the LOC138048436 gene encoding uncharacterized protein — translation MSLHPYRDEELNHFKCLSLVLNEFPNALRQTFKTMWDTIIGHRPGYQLWDDSTAVRNLFLSTEGGTTKVPTNQSYNEWDCTALFQATIYAKSFSMRYTTLSDLYVKPRAIPHGSFHGSVLSPVGDNAETFALAIDQLRRLRNTVCHSSRLEMDKVTFDQNIQYARDAFKALGISTASIDAIGSLTASDFPTTEVRKLEQQVREEKQAHLKCLESRNADMEKIEESLAAIGQKVESLTASKQEVARLEQRVAEHMNSAEEGLRMQQEDIKKKEQERNTEIENTDIKPTVPRSRLPSMVPNFTGRQSECKDIVDLVSSEHTRIVTIWGSPGFGKTSVAIAVGHQLQSQGFPVCFLWSRGLQTKADLTSKLFSLVRQPTASQRSVPQPLSLEDELIETLGNISDSLVFILDNVDDLLESGIPKVKEDVLKLFEEIIMQNEKITLVVTTRESFEFMNLNFRGHKSVRMRPLDDTSSHALVHELVPNSSPDDCARIAQICGCVPLAMMLMCSLVCEDDVLTSQCLNEITESATESIVDILDNPDYPANQRIKLLYEKSFPRLSPAEKEAFVSLSVLPGSFTTDLASAVLNVTGVIETKKMLQRLRRKSLLDSNSHSGKFEMHKLLQSFAKEAGEQRMEEIVAIAKCRFHAYFISCFDKLNEEFLDGHSMDAFVAFYEEKQLFIESLVDGCTDPRIAENVFKVLIKAEMFLDSLFWCSTESYNFDNIYDSALKSASSLGNIHYQRHLLVSKAFAEITWGAEGSAMQLLKRAYEMQSTSCSGSDDERSKYFCYFGICQLVIGKVKSGIHCLLEAVSLMHESGEQKILRLVVYQVIAVYYQFLNDPSTSTYYYNKALKECNSAADEQLIVIPPLGCKGKEPRNGKKLQTNTFDSSNYWPLPFLVIFHIRKAAKDFFDTDTQQFVINPALRILNDLQINSKTPFYLFHFCGNVMALLRSTFTEKGIVGSGLKESVARHQATLEKLKHSSSAPEENFDSTVTLRSQECNQPLAKFYQDFGELHQSKKNYSKALYFKTCALDIVLRTNRQEVNAFLAHGYHSLGVTQHSLGDFTSALQSAKRALQVRIKVFGEDHASTADSYHFLGVTQHSIGEFTSALQSVKWALQMRIKVFGEDHPSTADSYHPLGETQHSLGDFTPALQSKQRSFDIRIKVLGEDHASTANSYHFLGVTQHSLGDFTSSLQSAKRALQVRIKVFGEDHASTADSYRSLGVTQHSLGDFTSSLHSAKRALQVRITVLGEDHASTANTYLSLGDTQHSLGDFTSALQSKQRSLDIRIRVSGEDHASTADSYDSLGVTQHSLGDFTSALQSAKRALDVRMKLFGEDHASTANSYYSLGVTQHALGDFYSALQSKQRTLDVRIKLFEEDHASTVDSYDSLGVTQHSLGDFTSALHSKQRALDVRIKLFGEDHARTADSYRDLDSG, via the exons ATGTCCTTGCACCCTTATCGTGACGAGGAGTTAAATCATTTCAAGTGTTTGTCTCTGGTTTTAAATGAATTCCCAAACGCTTTACGTCAGACTTTTAAGACGATGTGGGACACGATCATTGGGCATCGCCCTGGATACCAGCTTTGGGATGACTCCACTGCTGTGAGAAATCTCTTTCTCTCTACAGAGGGAGGGACAACTAAAGTTCCTACCAACCAGTCGTACAATGAATGGGATTGCACTGCCTTATTCCAGGCTACTATCTATGCAAAATCCTTCAGCATGCGTTACACAACACTTAGTGATTTGTATGTGAAGCCCCGAGCTATTCCTCATGGAAGTTTCCATGGATCTGTGTTGAGCCCAGTAGGTGATAATGCCGAAACCTTTGCACTAGCCATTGATCAGCTTCGGCGCTTGAGGAATACGGTTTGTCATTCCTCTCGCTTGGAGATGGACAAAGTAACATTTGACCAGAACATTCAGTATGCTAGAGACGCGTTCAAAGCTCTGGGAATTTCAACTGCATCGATTGATGCCATTGGAAGTTTGACTGCATCTGACTTTCCAACAACAGAAGTCCGTAAGTTGGAACAACAGGTAAGGGAAGAGAAGCAAGCACACTTAAAATGTTTAGAGAGCAGAAATGCAGATATGGAAAAGATTGAGGAGTCCTTAGCAGCCATAGGACAGAAAGTGGAAAGCCTCACTGCCAGCAAACAAGAGGTCGCTAGGCTAGAGCAAAGGGTTGCGGAGCATATGAATTCAGCTGAGGAGGGCTTGAGGATGCAACAGGAAGAtataaaaaagaaggaacaggaACGAAATACAGAAATAGAAAATACAG ACATCAAGCCAACAGTCCCAAGATCTCGTCTTCCTTCAATGGTTCCAAACTTCACTGGTCGACAGAGTGAATGCAAAGATATCGTGGATCTCGTGAGTTCCGAACATACCCGCATCGTGACGATCTGGGGCTCACCCGGATTCGGAAAAACATCGGTGGCAATAGCAGTGGGGCACCAACTGCAGTCTcaaggctttcctgtttgtTTCCTTTGGTCACGAGGACTCCAGACAAAGGCAGATCTGACATCGAAGCTTTTCAGCCTCGTAAGGCAACCCACCGCGAGTCAGAGATCAGTACCTCAACCTCTGTCGTTAGAAGATGAGTTAATCGAGACCCTCGGCAACATTTCAGATTCCCTCGTATTTATTCTTGATAATGTAGATGATCTACTAGAGAGTGGAATTCCAAAAGTAAAAGAAGACGTCCTAAAACTATTTGAAGAAATTATCATGCAAAATGAGAAGATAACTCTGGTGGTGACCACACGAGAATCATTTGAGTTTATGAACTTGAATTTCCGAGGTCACAAATCAGTAAGAATGAGGCCACTGGACGATACCTCATCTCATGCTCTAGTTCATGAATTGGTGCCAAATTCTAGTCCCGATGACTGCGCAAGAATTGCCCAAATATGTGGGTGTGTGCCACTTGCAATGATGTTAATGTGCTCTCTAGTTTGTGAAGATGATGTTCTAACAAGTCAGTGTTTGAACGAAATCACTGAGTCCGCAACAGAAAGTATCGTCGATATCTTAGACAATCCAGATTATCCTGCTAATCAACGAATAAAGTTGctgtatgaaaagtccttcccTCGACTTTCTCCCGCagaaaaagaagcatttgtGTCTTTGTCTGTTCTTCCGGGGAGTTTTACCACGGATCTCGCCTCAGCTGTATTGAACGTTACGGGAGTGATTGAGACCAAGAAAATGTTGCAACGACTCCGAAGAAAGTCTCTTCTCGATTCAAACTCCCACTCTGGAAAATTTGAAATGCATAAGCTCCTTCAGTCATTTGCTAAAGAAGCAGGCGAACAGCGTATGGAAGAAATAGTAGCAATTGCAAAGTGCCGTTTCCATGCGTATTTCATTTCTTGTTTCGACAAATTGAACGAGGAGTTTTTAGATGGTCATTCCATGGATGCATTCGTTGCATTTTATGAGGAAAAACAGCTTTTTATAGAAAGCCTAGTAGACGGTTGCACTGATCCCAGGATAGCCGAgaatgttttcaaagttttgataAAAGCAGAAATGTTTCTGGACTCGCTGTTTTGGTGTTCCACAGAATCTTACAATTTTGATAATATCTACGATTCGGCCTTAAAGTCAGCCAGTTCTCTGGGAAATATACATTATCAGAGGCATTTACTAGTTTCCAAAGCTTTTGCTGAAATTACTTGGGGAGCAGAAGGAAGTGCAATGCAACTTCTAAAAAGGGCATATGAAATGCAGTCGACATCTTGTTCAGGTTCTGATGATGAAAGGAGTAAATACTTCTGTTACTTTGGCATCTGTCAGCTTGTTATTGGCAAAGTTAAGAGCGGGATACACTGCCTGCTAGAGGCTGTTTCTTTAATGCATGAAAGTGGAGAGCAGAAAATTCTGAGGCTCGTTGTTTACCAAGTCATTGCTGTCTATTATCAGTTCTTAAACGACCCCTCCACCTCGACTTACTACTATAACAAAGCACTCAAAGAATGCAATTCCGCGGCAGACGAGCAACTGATTGTTATTCCACCTCTTGGATGCAAAGGAAAAGAACCCAGAAATGGCAAAAAGCTTCAAACAAACACTTTCGACTCAAGTAATTATTGGCCATTGCCATTCCTAGTTATATTTCACATCAGGAAAGCAGCAAAGGACTTCTTTGACACTGACACCCAGCAATTTGTAATCAACCCTGCCCTTCGAATATTAAATGATCTCCAGATAAATTCCAAAACCcctttttatttgtttcatttttgcgGTAATGTCATGGCACTTCTGAGGTCAACATTCACAGAAAAGGGAATTGTTGGATCAGGTTTAAAAGAATCAGTCGCACGTCACCAAGCAACACTCGAGAAATTAAAACATAGCTCTTCAGCTCCAGAGGAGAACTTTGATTCAACCGTGACCCTTCGATCTCAAGAATGCAACCAGCCTCTTGCAAAGTTCTACCAAGACTTCGGTGAATTGCACCAAAGCAAGAAGAACTACTCAAAGGctctttatttcaaaacgtGCGCTCTTGATATCGTATTGAGAACAAATAGACAAGAAGTAAATGCATTCTTAGCGCATGgctaccattcactcggggtgacacagcattcgctgggtgattttacctctgctctccagtctgccaaacgggcattgcaagtgcgaataaaagtgttcggagaagatcatgcaagcacagctgatagttaccatttcCTCGGTGTGACACAGCATTCGATAGGTGAGTTCACATCTGCTCTCCAGTCTGTCAAATGGGCACTGCAAATGCGAATAaaagtgttcggagaagatcatccaagcacagctgatagttaccatccACTCGGGGAGACACAGCATTCGTTGGGTGATTTTACCCCTGCTCTACAGTCAAAGCAGCGGTCGTTTGACATCCGTATAAAAGTGTTAGGAGAAg atcatgcaagcaccgCTAATAGTTACCATTttctcggggtgacacagcattcgttaggcgATTTCACCTCTTCTCTCCAGTCTGccaaacgggcattgcaagTGCGAATTAAAGTGTttggagaagatcatgcaagcacagctgatagttaccgttcactcggggtgacacagcattcgttaggtgattttacctcttcTCTCCACTCTGccaaacgggcattgcaagtgcgaataaCAGTGTtaggagaagatcatgcaagcacagctaaTACTTATCTTTCACTCGGGGatacacagcattcgttaggtgattttacctctgctctacAGTCAAAGCAGCGGTCGTTAGATATACGGATAAGAGTGTcaggagaagatcatgcaagcacagcggATAGTTACGATTCACttggggtgacacagcattcgttaggtgattttacctctgctctgcagtctgccaaacgggcattagatgtgagGATGAaactgttcggagaagatcatgcaagcacagctaaTAGTTACTATTCACTCGGTGTGACACAGCATGCGTTGGGTGACTTTtactctgctctgcagtcaaagcagcggacattagatgtgcggataaaactGTTCgaagaagatcatgcaagcacagtgGATAGTTACGATTCACttggggtgacacagcattcgttaggtgattttacctctgctctgcattcaaagcagcgggcattagatgtgcggataaaacttttcggagaagatcatgcaaggacagctgatagttaccgtGACTTGGACTCGGGATGA